Proteins encoded together in one Ipomoea triloba cultivar NCNSP0323 chromosome 4, ASM357664v1 window:
- the LOC116016925 gene encoding phospholipase A1-Igamma3, chloroplastic-like has product MATPLQFSLNNPKLLPTFEDGLLLNKTSFFPIHIKPFSSLRSSPHHFSLKCSTLSSPPIPIPSQLEHVHKEEEEERAQEEIIEEYMEDQRPLDKIWKLIQGLDNWEGLLDPMNSHLRKEIIRYGEFAQACYDSFDFDPHSKYCGTCKYTATDFFPKLGMAHRGYHISRYLYATSNINLPNFFQMSTVSSIWSQHANWMGYVAVTTDPEEIRRLGRRDIVIAWRGTVTYLEWIHDLKNILHPAHFRDDPDIKIESGFFDLYTKKEMACNFCTYSAREQVLSEVNRLIEKYRGEELSITVTGHSLGASLALLSAYDIAEMKVNILHDDDDSLTRIPITVFSFAGPRVGNLRFKERCEELGIRVLRVVNVHDKVPTVPGIIANENFQYQKQLEKTLQFPWSYAHVGVELALDHTRSPFLKKSGDLGCAHNLEAHLHLVDGFHGKDQPFRSATGRDIALVNKDSNFLKRELDVPPYWRQDENKGMVRTSEGRWVVPDRSRIEAHPPDTGHHFEKVLRLARARLELFG; this is encoded by the exons ATGGCTACTCCTCTCCAATTCTCTCTCAACAACCCCAAACTCCTCCCCACCTTTGAAGATGgcttattattaaacaaaaccTCTTTCTTCCCCATCCATATCAAACCCTTCTCTTCCCTAAGATCATCTCCTCACCATTTTTCCCTCAAGTGCTCAACCCTTTCAAGCCCACCTATCCCTATACCCTCACAGCTTGAACATGTccacaaagaagaagaagaagaaagagcaCAAGAAGAAATAATAGAAGAATACATGGAGGATCAAAGGCCTCTTGACAAAATATGGAAGCTAATCCAAGGGTTGGATAACTGGGAAGGCTTATTAGACCCTATGAACTCTCATCTCCGCAAAGAAATTATCCGTTATGGAGAATTTGCCCAGGCCTGCTACGATTCCTTCGATTTCGACCCCCACTCCAAATACTGCGGCACCTGCAAATACACGGCCACCGATTTCTTCCCAAAACTCGGCATGGCCCACCGCGGCTACCACATCAGCCGCTACCTCTACGCCACCTCCAACATCAACCTCCCAAATTTCTTCCAGATGTCCACCGTCAGCAGCATATGGAGCCAGCACGCCAACTGGATGGGCTATGTTGCTGTAACCACCGACCCCGAGGAAATCCGCCGCCTCGGCCGCCGTGACATTGTTATCGCGTGGCGCGGCACTGTTACTTACCTTGAGTGGATCCATGACCTCAAGAACATCCTTCATCCTGCACACTTCCGCGACGACCCGGACATCAAGATCGAATCTGGGTTCTTCGATCTCTACACCAAGAAAGAGATGGCCTGCAATTTCTGCACCTATTCTGCCCGGGAACAG GTCCTCTCGGAAGTGAACCGGTTGATAGAGAAGTACAGAGGGGAAGAGCTTAGCATTACAGTAACAGGGCATAGCCTAGGAGCTTCCTTGGCTCTGCTAAGCGCTTATGACATAGCAGAAATGAAAGTGAACATTTTGCACGACGACGACGACTCCCTGACAAGAATCCCAATCACCGTTTTCTCCTTCGCCGGGCCCAGGGTGGGCAACTTAAGGTTCAAAGAAAGATGCGAAGAACTCGGGATTCGCGTGTTGCGGGTCGTGAACGTTCACGACAAGGTTCCAACGGTGCCCGGAATAATCGCAAACGAGAATTTCCAGTACCAGAAACAGTTAGAGAAAACGCTGCAATTCCCATGGAGCTACGCTCACGTGGGAGTGGAATTGGCTTTGGATCATACCCGCTCTCCGTTTCTCAAGAAAAGTGGGGATTTAGGGTGCGCGCATAATCTGGAAGCGCATTTGCACCTCGTGGACGGGTTTCACGGCAAAGATCAGCCCTTTAGGTCGGCGACGGGGCGGGATATAGCGCTTGTGAATAAGGACTCGAACTTCTTGAAGCGTGAGCTGGACGTGCCGCCGTACTGGAGGCAAGATGAGAACAAAGGAATGGTGAGGACTAGCGAGGGGCGGTGGGTGGTGCCGGACAGGTCGAGAATTGAGGCGCACCCGCCGGATACCGGCCACCACTTTGAGAAGGTGCTCAGACTTGCAAGAGCCAGATTAGAATTATTTGGATGA